The nucleotide sequence TGCTGAAATTGGGAACTAAGTACTTCTCTGGTGGTGCAAAGCCTATTGAGGCGGATGAATGGAGAAGTCGGCTTGAGAGGAACTTTAGTCCTGTTTGGTGTCCACAGGAGTATCAAAAGGACATTGTTGTTCATTACTTGGCTGATGAATCACATACTTGGTGGTTTAGGTGTAGCCAATCAGTTGCCGAATCTGAACTGTTCGTGGAAAACTTTCTGGGACATGTTTCAAGCTAAGTACTTCCCACAAGAAGTGCGTGACCGGCTTGAAACTGAGTTCTTGGACTTGCGCCAAGGGACAATGACTATGAGGGAATATGAAGCTGAGTTTAATCACCTTAAGAGGTATTGGGGACATGAAATGGAGGAAGAGCAGGTTCAGGTTTGCCGATTCCTACGAGGGATAAGGATAGATGTTCGCAACCTTTGCATGATTTGTAACTATGCGACCCTTTCCAAACTTGTGAAAAAGGCGGCGATGCTAGAAGATGGTCTTGTAGAGGAAGCAAAGATGGTGTTTAAGCACGTGTCAACCCCGACGGTATAGCAAGGTAAACCAGAGAACGGTGCCGGACAAAAGAAAAGCTGGGGGAAAAAGGGTTTCTTAGGAAACCGAGTGTGCTCCACTTGTTAAAAGGTTCACTCTGGTACGTGCAGACTCCTTACTGGGGAGTGTCTTTGATGTGGTAGCAAGAACCACAAGATAACTGACTGTCCAGAGAGGGAGAGAGTTGCTGACATGCGAGTGTGTTACAATTGCGGTGATCCTGGTCACTTAAGGCCGATCTGTCCGAAGCTTGGGCAGCAAACTCGGAAAAGGGCAAATGAGTCGCTGCCATTGCCACCTCCATTGAAGAGGCAAGCTTTAATGCCAAGGTTTTATTCCATCTTCGAGGAGTCTATTGAGCCAAGCACTTCTCATCCGATCACTGGTAAGTCCTATCACTTACCTTAGCAAATTTTTGTGTGGAATTGCTTGTTGCTTGTCGCGTTAGTTCTTAGCATTCTAGGTGAATGTGTAGGGACCATAATCATGGGTGGTGTGGAACCCATGTCTTGTTCGACTCCGGTGCATCACATTGTTTTGTATGCCCGGAGATGATCGGAAAAGGTGGGTTCTTAAAGGAACCTAGGGATAATTTTTGATTGGTTCAAGCGGCTGGTGGTCAAGTGATGATGACTTATGGGATAGTTCGAAACATCTCAGTGATGATTGGTGGATTGGACATGCCAGCGGACTTGAAGATTTTCCAAGTGAAAGCTCACGATGTTATCCTAGGAATGGATTGGCTCGACAAATATATGGCGTACTTGGACTGCCACCGAGGGAGAGTTCTCTTCGAGACTGCTAAGGGAATGCTGGTTTATCGAGGGATTCAACCGGTATAGGGAAGCTTGATTGTCACAGAAAAGCGGAGAAAATGATTGAGAAGGGCCGTGAAGCGTATTTGGCTTTGATCACTACAGTTGAAGTTGGTTTGGATGATGAACTCAAGGACATTCCGGTGGTACGGGAATTTAAGGATGTATTCAGAGCATTGACTGGTTTACCACCAACGCGTTTGGATTCATTTACCATCGAGTTGGAACCAGAGACAACACCTATCTCTAAGGCTCCTTATTGGATGTCACCGGCTGAGATGGCCGAATTGAAAAAGCAACTAAGTGAGCTGATGGAGAAATGATTTGTAAGACCGAGTAGTTCACCATGGGGCGCACCGGTACtctttgtgaagaagaaggatggcaCCTTCAGACTTTGCATTGACTATCGTAGACTGAACAGAGTGACGGTGAAAAATAAGTATCCGCTTCCAAGGATTGACGAGTTGCTGGACCAACTCCGAGGCGCTACTTGTTTCTTGAAGATAGATTTGGCTTCAGGCTATCAACAAATTCCGATAGAAGAGTCGGATATCCGCAAGACGGCCTTTCAGACAAGGTATGGACACTATGAATTTGTTGTCATGTCATTTGGGCTGACCAATGCGCATGTGGCTTTTATGAAGCTGATGAATAACGTATTCCAGGAATACTTGGACGAGTTTGCTATCTTTTTTATCAATGACATATTGTTCTACTCAAGGAACCCGGAGGATCACGGTGTTCACTTAATTAAAGTGATGAGTAAGCTAAGAGAGCATAAGTTGTTCGCCAAGCTAAGTAAGTGCAGCTTTTGGCAGAAAGAAATCAGATTTTTGGGCGATGTGGTGTTGGATATAAAGGAGTGTCCGTCGATCATGAAAAGATTAAGTCAAAGGCGGACTGGCCTAGATAGCAGAACGCGTCTAAGATAAGGAGTTTCCTGGGTTTGGCTGGCTATTACCGACGTTTTGTTAAGGGATTTGCAAGCATGGCGCAACCAATGAAGAAGTTGACGGGTAAAGATGTACCATTTTGTGTGGTCGGCTGATTGTGAAAATAGCTTTGTAAAGCTAAAGGAAATGCTGACAAGTGCATCGGTGTTGGTATTACCGGAACCA is from Camelina sativa cultivar DH55 chromosome 20, Cs, whole genome shotgun sequence and encodes:
- the LOC109131224 gene encoding uncharacterized protein LOC109131224, with the translated sequence MRVCYNCGDPGHLRPICPKLGQQTRKRANESLPLPPPLKRQALMPRFYSIFEESIEPSTSHPITAAGGQVMMTYGIVRNISVMIGGLDMPADLKIFQVKAHDVILGMDWLDKYMAYLDCHRGRVLFETAKGMLGREAYLALITTVEVGLDDELKDIPVVREFKDVFRALTGLPPTRLDSFTIELEPETTPISKAPYWMSPAEMAELKKQLSELMEK